Proteins co-encoded in one Cytophaga hutchinsonii ATCC 33406 genomic window:
- a CDS encoding YdeI/OmpD-associated family protein: MFTFKAVIHKYEKNAEKTGWSFIYIPIDVSEALEPGNKKGFRVKGALDNFPIEGVSLIPVGGGEFIMPINATMRKGTHKATGSTLTVRIEIDPKEYILNSDFILCLEDVPRAYAYFKSLTRSHQNYFSKWIDAAKTELTKSKRITQSIQALSMELGYSEMMRMNKGNKF; encoded by the coding sequence ATGTTCACGTTTAAAGCAGTTATTCATAAATATGAAAAGAATGCAGAGAAAACTGGCTGGAGTTTTATCTACATTCCCATAGATGTTTCAGAAGCACTGGAACCCGGAAACAAAAAAGGCTTTCGTGTAAAAGGTGCGTTAGATAACTTTCCGATTGAAGGTGTGTCACTTATTCCCGTTGGTGGCGGAGAATTTATTATGCCTATCAATGCAACCATGCGTAAAGGTACTCATAAGGCAACCGGAAGTACATTAACGGTACGCATTGAAATTGATCCGAAAGAATACATATTAAATTCAGATTTTATTCTGTGCCTGGAAGATGTACCGCGTGCGTATGCTTATTTTAAAAGCCTTACAAGATCGCACCAGAATTATTTTTCGAAATGGATCGATGCTGCAAAAACAGAACTAACAAAATCAAAACGCATTACACAATCCATTCAGGCATTAAGCATGGAATTGGGCTATTCGGAAATGATGCGGATGAATAAGGGAAATAAGTTTTAA
- a CDS encoding deoxyhypusine synthase family protein encodes MSKGPISTFIQEHYLHFNSAALVDAAKGYETHLLEGGKMMITLAGAMSTAELGKSLAEMIRQDKVQIISCTGANLEEDIMNLVAHSHYKRVPHYRDLSPQDEWDLLENHYNRVTDTCIPEEEAFRRLQKHLYKVWNDADSTGERYFPHEFMYKMLLSKELEQYYEIDPKNSWMLAAAEKNLPIIVPGWEDSTMGNIFASYCIKGQFKPTTMKSGIEYMMWLSDWYVKNSEGKGVGFFQIGGGIAGDFPICVVPMLYQDMEMENIPFWSYFCQISDSTTSYGSYSGAVPNEKITWGKLDIHTPKFIVESDATIVVPLIFAYLLGW; translated from the coding sequence ATGTCAAAGGGACCTATTTCTACGTTTATTCAGGAGCATTATCTGCATTTTAACTCTGCAGCATTGGTTGATGCAGCCAAAGGATATGAAACGCACTTATTAGAAGGCGGAAAGATGATGATTACATTGGCTGGTGCAATGAGTACGGCTGAGTTGGGAAAATCATTGGCCGAGATGATCCGCCAGGATAAAGTGCAGATCATTTCCTGTACAGGTGCCAACCTGGAAGAGGATATCATGAACCTTGTAGCGCACTCGCACTACAAACGCGTTCCACATTACAGAGACTTAAGTCCGCAGGACGAGTGGGATCTATTGGAAAACCACTATAACCGTGTTACAGATACATGTATTCCGGAAGAAGAAGCTTTCAGAAGATTACAAAAACATTTATATAAAGTTTGGAACGATGCAGACTCAACAGGGGAGCGTTATTTCCCGCATGAGTTTATGTACAAAATGCTGTTAAGCAAAGAGCTGGAACAGTATTATGAAATTGATCCGAAAAACTCCTGGATGCTTGCAGCAGCAGAGAAAAACCTTCCGATCATTGTTCCGGGCTGGGAAGATTCTACCATGGGTAATATCTTCGCTTCATACTGTATCAAAGGACAGTTTAAGCCAACAACCATGAAGTCTGGTATTGAATACATGATGTGGCTTTCTGACTGGTATGTAAAGAATTCTGAGGGTAAAGGCGTAGGTTTCTTCCAGATTGGCGGCGGTATAGCCGGTGATTTCCCGATCTGTGTAGTGCCCATGTTGTATCAGGATATGGAAATGGAAAACATTCCATTCTGGAGTTATTTCTGCCAGATCTCTGATTCTACAACATCATATGGTTCGTATTCAGGAGCAGTTCCGAATGAAAAAATTACCTGGGGTAAATTAGATATTCATACGCCGAAGTTTATCGTTGAGTCAGATGCTACCATTGTGGTACCATTGATTTTTGCGTATTTACTGGGCTGGTAA
- a CDS encoding Crp/Fnr family transcriptional regulator, producing the protein MHTALINHIRKFIFLTDEDAGTLSAFFQLKKVRKKETLLKTGEICRINYFVVKGCLRLFFIDEKGIEQTTQFAIENWWLSDYMAFQKQQPADFYIQSVENCELLSITYTEQENLFERIPALERYFRLVYQKSFAAAQLRSKFQHMYSKEEQYHNFSSRFPEFIQRVPQYLLASYLGFTPEYLSEIRKKYIS; encoded by the coding sequence ATGCATACTGCACTGATCAATCATATACGAAAATTTATTTTTTTAACTGATGAAGATGCGGGTACACTTTCTGCCTTTTTTCAATTAAAAAAAGTAAGAAAAAAAGAAACCTTATTAAAGACGGGTGAAATATGCCGGATAAATTATTTTGTTGTGAAAGGCTGCCTGCGTTTATTTTTTATTGATGAAAAAGGTATTGAACAAACAACACAATTTGCAATCGAAAACTGGTGGCTTTCTGATTACATGGCGTTTCAAAAACAACAACCGGCTGATTTTTATATTCAGTCAGTAGAGAACTGTGAGCTATTGAGCATTACGTATACTGAACAGGAAAATTTATTCGAAAGAATACCTGCACTGGAACGTTATTTCCGGCTGGTATATCAAAAATCATTTGCAGCGGCACAGTTGCGTTCCAAGTTTCAGCATATGTATTCCAAAGAAGAACAATATCACAATTTCAGTAGCCGATTCCCAGAATTCATTCAACGCGTTCCACAATATTTATTAGCATCATACTTAGGATTTACACCTGAATATTTGAGTGAGATCCGCAAAAAATACATTTCTTAA
- a CDS encoding aldo/keto reductase, with the protein MTYIALGMAAIGRPHYINIKTIDSPKDLTKAELHAHATAVLDAAYAMGIRHIDTAPGYGIAEEILIDWLRRSGHEDMTVSTKWGYTYTANFEKNPLQHEVKEHSLHVLQQQWLYSRQLLPPLNMYQIHSATSDSGVLNNQGVLDKLFELKEQFGIEIGLTTSGLTQNATIQQALKITNQGKPLFTIFQVTYNVFEQSIADSVALLKNQGARIIIKEGLANGRIFTCADFPQYAPAYALLERLAGKYHVGVDAVALRFCIDALRPLYVLSGAATIVQLKENLLAETFTLQSEELEELKSIHVASEAYWNERKQLKWN; encoded by the coding sequence ATGACATATATTGCTTTAGGTATGGCTGCTATTGGCCGCCCGCACTACATTAATATCAAAACAATAGATAGTCCGAAAGATCTTACTAAAGCAGAACTTCACGCCCATGCGACAGCTGTTCTGGACGCTGCCTATGCAATGGGTATACGTCATATCGATACGGCACCAGGATATGGTATTGCAGAAGAAATTTTAATAGACTGGCTTCGCCGTTCAGGTCATGAAGATATGACCGTTTCTACTAAATGGGGCTATACCTACACGGCAAATTTTGAAAAAAATCCGCTCCAGCATGAAGTAAAAGAACACTCCTTACATGTATTGCAACAGCAGTGGTTATATTCCAGGCAATTATTGCCTCCGCTCAATATGTACCAGATCCACTCAGCTACATCGGATAGCGGCGTACTCAACAATCAGGGCGTACTTGATAAACTCTTTGAACTGAAGGAACAATTTGGGATTGAAATAGGGCTGACAACAAGCGGTCTTACACAGAATGCAACCATTCAACAAGCCCTTAAAATAACAAATCAGGGCAAACCGCTCTTCACAATTTTTCAGGTAACCTATAATGTTTTTGAACAAAGTATTGCCGATAGCGTAGCTCTATTAAAAAATCAGGGAGCACGCATTATTATAAAAGAAGGACTGGCAAACGGCAGAATTTTTACTTGTGCAGATTTTCCGCAGTATGCTCCTGCATATGCGTTATTGGAACGGTTAGCAGGAAAATATCATGTAGGTGTTGATGCTGTTGCCTTACGTTTTTGCATAGATGCTTTACGTCCACTATATGTATTAAGTGGTGCAGCAACTATTGTTCAATTAAAAGAAAATCTATTAGCTGAAACGTTTACACTCCAATCAGAAGAACTGGAAGAATTAAAATCTATTCATGTTGCGTCAGAAGCATACTGGAATGAACGTAAACAACTTAAATGGAATTAA
- a CDS encoding PQQ-dependent sugar dehydrogenase, which produces MKQFLFISMCMGVLVSCAEKKEQAAVLDDTIATEVTDTFPKPFETESVRKFSKALGWKEGQAPTAPAGFVVQKYADKLENPRWLYVLPNGDVLVAEAGTKGALKNAASFISGNSKSKLSDGSADRITLFRDTDKDGMPDVREIFLEKLNQPLGMLLIENTFYVANTDGVVSFPYKKGQTSITAKAKQITDLPAGGYNNHWTRNLLANKDESKIYITVGSSSNVAEHGMDEELMRANVLVMNPDGSDKKVYASGLRNPVGAAWAPDTKTFWTVVNERDGLGDELVPDYLTSVQEGGFYGWPYSYWGQHADPRLEGKGMDLVKKAIVPDVALGAHTASLGLAFYDQKAFPEKYHNGAFIGQHGSWNRSVFSGYKVVFVPFKNGKPLGAPEDFLTGFIANADEVYGRPVGITVLPDGSILVADDAANTIWKISVAK; this is translated from the coding sequence ATGAAACAATTTTTATTTATCAGTATGTGCATGGGAGTATTAGTTTCATGTGCTGAAAAAAAAGAACAGGCAGCTGTATTGGATGATACCATTGCTACGGAAGTTACAGATACTTTTCCGAAGCCATTTGAAACAGAATCTGTCCGTAAATTCAGTAAAGCACTTGGTTGGAAAGAAGGGCAGGCACCAACAGCACCGGCAGGTTTTGTGGTACAAAAATATGCGGATAAACTGGAGAACCCCAGATGGCTGTATGTACTGCCGAATGGCGATGTGTTAGTAGCAGAAGCAGGAACAAAAGGAGCATTGAAAAATGCAGCTTCTTTTATCAGCGGGAATTCGAAATCAAAATTATCTGATGGAAGTGCAGACCGCATTACATTATTCCGGGATACAGACAAAGATGGTATGCCAGATGTGCGGGAAATTTTTCTTGAAAAACTGAACCAGCCTTTGGGAATGTTGCTGATTGAAAACACATTTTACGTAGCCAATACAGACGGTGTAGTTTCGTTTCCATATAAAAAAGGGCAGACTTCGATCACGGCAAAAGCGAAACAGATTACAGACTTGCCCGCTGGCGGGTACAACAATCATTGGACGCGTAACCTGCTTGCCAATAAAGATGAATCTAAAATATATATTACCGTTGGTTCTTCCAGCAATGTTGCAGAACATGGCATGGATGAAGAGCTTATGCGTGCAAATGTACTTGTTATGAATCCGGATGGAAGCGATAAAAAGGTATATGCTTCGGGTTTACGTAATCCGGTAGGGGCAGCCTGGGCGCCGGATACCAAAACATTCTGGACTGTTGTAAACGAACGTGATGGTTTGGGTGATGAACTTGTTCCGGATTATTTAACAAGCGTACAGGAAGGTGGATTTTATGGCTGGCCATATTCGTATTGGGGACAGCATGCAGACCCGAGACTGGAAGGAAAAGGAATGGATCTGGTAAAGAAAGCAATAGTGCCGGATGTTGCATTGGGCGCACATACCGCTTCGCTGGGCTTAGCCTTTTATGATCAGAAAGCTTTTCCTGAAAAATATCACAACGGTGCCTTTATCGGGCAGCATGGTTCGTGGAACCGTTCGGTATTTTCAGGATATAAAGTTGTATTTGTTCCCTTCAAAAACGGCAAGCCTTTAGGTGCTCCTGAAGACTTTTTAACAGGCTTTATTGCTAATGCAGATGAAGTATATGGCAGACCTGTTGGCATTACGGTATTACCTGACGGTTCTATCCTGGTAGCAGATGATGCAGCTAACACGATATGGAAAATCAGCGTTGCGAAATAA
- a CDS encoding ArnT family glycosyltransferase, whose translation MNRFVKITGVIAVTFLMALPMCYQACKNKLFVFDESYYFIQAYELGEHGRFFIDFDPTVKLRNTKPYLFSAVQILLGKTIGWNEWSLRLPVIACAIALVWLIFIFIQKIFNNTLWALCSATLLLVMPYYICPHMAFTGDHDVPLIFFTTAFILFFYLFLTATDTKKENVHIVYICAAATASILIKGWMIVFFLPFCLLFLFVFKKQKRLFFNKNFWISITFVFTALAAWYLGREYVDPGYLDAVWKYEIGRYNGIQSVNPEWEYYWRMLFYEQVQYWLLFLVVVVYMLLIDKTLPYRAFLYYIITVSTGFLFILSFSNVKLLWYDAAVLPLMSIVLGAGISYSIRYISARIFDDKEWMMFVLYALAFIFFYIQIFYRNFSRALPEEYGTFMMHKHTNESYTVVPTKYNPHVLFYNQLSQKRFDVTHPIKTKHAAFQASEKMLVCEPFVMLEIDRKYEYIVLDSTRSCTLIEIKKSR comes from the coding sequence ATGAACAGGTTTGTTAAAATTACAGGAGTCATTGCTGTTACATTTCTGATGGCTTTACCTATGTGTTATCAGGCCTGTAAAAATAAGCTATTTGTATTTGATGAAAGCTATTATTTTATTCAGGCATACGAGCTGGGAGAGCACGGACGTTTTTTTATAGACTTTGATCCAACCGTAAAACTCCGGAATACAAAACCATATCTTTTTTCAGCCGTGCAGATACTGTTAGGTAAAACCATTGGCTGGAACGAATGGAGCTTAAGACTTCCCGTGATTGCTTGTGCAATTGCGCTGGTCTGGTTGATTTTTATTTTTATTCAAAAAATATTTAATAATACCTTATGGGCATTGTGTTCGGCAACGTTATTATTGGTAATGCCTTATTATATCTGTCCGCATATGGCCTTCACCGGTGATCATGATGTACCGCTTATATTTTTTACAACCGCTTTTATTTTATTTTTTTATTTGTTTCTAACCGCAACCGATACAAAAAAGGAGAACGTACATATTGTATATATATGTGCAGCTGCAACAGCATCCATACTTATCAAAGGCTGGATGATTGTGTTTTTTCTTCCGTTCTGTCTGCTCTTTTTGTTCGTTTTTAAAAAGCAAAAACGATTATTTTTTAATAAGAACTTCTGGATCAGTATAACTTTTGTATTTACTGCATTGGCCGCATGGTATCTGGGCAGGGAGTATGTTGATCCCGGATATTTGGATGCTGTGTGGAAGTATGAAATAGGAAGGTATAACGGCATTCAGAGTGTTAATCCGGAATGGGAGTATTATTGGCGTATGTTGTTTTATGAGCAGGTACAATACTGGCTGTTGTTCTTGGTTGTTGTTGTATACATGCTGCTTATTGATAAAACACTTCCTTACAGAGCTTTTTTATATTACATCATCACCGTTAGTACCGGGTTTCTTTTCATCTTATCTTTTTCGAATGTGAAACTGCTGTGGTATGACGCAGCGGTGCTGCCGCTTATGTCAATTGTACTGGGGGCTGGAATTTCTTACAGCATCAGGTATATAAGCGCGCGTATATTTGATGATAAAGAATGGATGATGTTTGTGCTGTATGCATTGGCATTTATATTTTTTTACATACAGATTTTTTACCGGAATTTTTCACGGGCGCTTCCAGAAGAGTATGGTACCTTTATGATGCATAAACACACAAACGAGTCATATACGGTTGTACCCACAAAATATAATCCGCATGTACTTTTTTATAATCAACTTTCGCAGAAAAGGTTTGATGTTACACATCCCATAAAAACAAAGCATGCAGCTTTTCAGGCAAGCGAAAAAATGCTGGTATGTGAACCTTTTGTAATGCTTGAAATAGACAGGAAGTATGAATATATAGTATTGGATTCAACACGTTCATGTACATTAATAGAAATAAAAAAGTCACGCTGA
- a CDS encoding carboxymuconolactone decarboxylase family protein: protein MEKRLNVEALEPNAYKAMMGIVGYLQTTALSNVHKHFISIRASQINGCAHCLNMHTKEALNNGITQQRIFLLSAWKDTNLFTEDEKSILALTEEVTRISEHGLSDAVYKKAVELLGENYVAQAIMAIVAINGWNRIAVSTNLAI, encoded by the coding sequence ATGGAAAAACGATTAAACGTAGAAGCATTAGAACCTAATGCATACAAGGCAATGATGGGTATTGTTGGTTATCTTCAGACTACCGCACTCAGTAACGTGCACAAACATTTTATCTCCATCCGCGCATCACAGATCAATGGCTGTGCACATTGCCTGAACATGCATACCAAAGAAGCGCTGAATAACGGAATAACACAGCAGCGTATATTTTTATTAAGTGCATGGAAAGATACAAACCTTTTTACTGAAGATGAAAAAAGCATTCTTGCCTTAACAGAAGAAGTTACACGGATCAGCGAACACGGTCTTTCAGATGCGGTATATAAAAAAGCTGTAGAACTGCTGGGCGAAAATTATGTTGCGCAAGCTATTATGGCCATTGTTGCCATTAATGGCTGGAACCGGATTGCAGTAAGTACCAATCTTGCAATCTAA
- a CDS encoding PaaI family thioesterase: protein MNPRLTYIQDRIGKVVTDSPSEISNWLQMTPVLAENGKIIVTVPVRADMTNMMKSIHGGIVATILDDLCGTVCLISAEDFFYATVTLNVDYLRPAQIGDVLTCTAEVVRQGKSIINVHATLALPDGKLIARASSNLINTQVKTH, encoded by the coding sequence ATGAACCCTCGTTTAACCTATATACAAGACCGTATTGGTAAAGTTGTAACAGATAGCCCTTCGGAGATCAGCAACTGGCTTCAGATGACTCCCGTACTTGCAGAGAATGGCAAGATCATCGTTACCGTACCGGTACGTGCTGATATGACCAATATGATGAAAAGCATTCACGGAGGAATTGTTGCAACAATTCTGGATGACCTTTGCGGAACGGTATGTTTGATCTCTGCAGAAGATTTTTTCTATGCTACGGTAACCTTGAATGTAGATTATCTGCGGCCGGCACAAATAGGAGATGTGCTTACGTGTACTGCTGAAGTGGTGCGTCAGGGAAAAAGCATTATAAATGTGCATGCAACATTAGCACTTCCTGATGGTAAGCTTATAGCACGTGCAAGCTCAAATCTGATCAATACACAGGTAAAAACGCATTGA